The Henckelia pumila isolate YLH828 chromosome 2, ASM3356847v2, whole genome shotgun sequence genome includes a window with the following:
- the LOC140884460 gene encoding uncharacterized protein, protein MATNTERSNKAALHNFTMPCDLRWGNQRFLRCMKVNSDGQISPLHRFTTDAHSSHHRSISIEHRHAAARYREKRESSADGSRKVGSTPPPADHGIAAVREKVMLDLQTAADKMKDAIFKEGLEEAVASLPVSPPPPEFPLGETHRPWSLRTRRAACKTTPLNGLSSGRNGCGGFTRSDCGGGKGLTTVDATSRPISGSSPVSADKSPSLRSGGEKKDREKFSVALSKRAIEEDFLTMVNHRPPRRPKKRAKFIQKQLDTLFPGLWLTEVTADMYKVTEPAP, encoded by the exons ATGGCTACCAATACAGAAAGATCGAACAAGGCGGCGTTGCACAATTTCACGATGCCTTGCGACCTCCGGTGGGGCAATCAGAGGTTCCTCCGCTGCATGAAAGTGAACTCCGATGGTCAAATCTCACCTCTCCACCGCTTCACCACCGATGCTCATTCTTCTCATCATCGTTCAATTTCAATCGAACACCGCCACGCCGCCGCCAGATACAGAGAGAAAAGAGAATCCTCTGCTGATGGATCCCGCAAAGTGGGCTCCACCCCTCCGCCTGCCGATCATGGGATCGCTGCCGTTAGAGAGAAGGTCATGCTCGATCTTCAAACAGCGGCTGACAAGATGAAAGACGCGATTTTTAAGGAGGGTCTGGAGGAGGCCGTGGCCTCGCTCCCTGTTTCTCCGCCGCCGCCGGAGTTTCCTCTCGGCGAGACCCATAGACCGTGGAGTTTGAGGACGAGGCGAGCCGCGTGTAAAACAACGCCGTTGAATGGGCTTTCATCCGGTAGAAATGGTTGCGGTGGTTTCACCAGAAGTGACTGCGGCGGCGGCAAGGGGTTGACGACGGTGGATGCGACGAGTAGACCCATCTCCGGATCCTCTCCGGTGTCGGCGGACAAATCTCCTTCGCTGAGGAGTGGCGGCGAGAAGAAAGACCGGGAGAAATTCTCGGTGGCGCTTTCAAAGAGAGCGATCGAAGAAGATTTCTTGACAATGGTTAACCACCGGCCTCCCCGCAGACCCAAGAAAAGAGCCAAATTTATCCAGAAACAATTGGAT ACACTATTTCCAGGATTATGGTTGACAGAAGTTACAGCAGATATGTACAAGGTTACAGAACCAGCTCCATAA